One part of the Arachidicoccus terrestris genome encodes these proteins:
- a CDS encoding SusC/RagA family TonB-linked outer membrane protein → MNFLSKYILIVIGALLLMTGTVHAQMITGASLPDTTRADSSLFTVVDLGLRQEQAWRNTGAVYTLNGKDLTRMFTGNLLNTLQGRIPGLTVVTGSGEPGYDNPQLYIRGRSSWNNNAVLILLDGFRVDRGALSALSPHEIASVTLLKDAASLSMYGLEGAGGVISIRTIKGKAMDRNRLLINGRYGIQSPVRLPKVMNAYDYVRLYNEALKNDGLPEKYPDPSLYQKSGDPYHPNVDWYKEMLNPTSNIQDYNLSFRGGNAHARYFVLMDYTNYNGLYKNATAIDKDFGTNAQYNKLNLRANVEIDLTKNLLVKANISGITEDRKTPAGFTASTLFENLMRLPAAAFPVKNPNGSWGNNSVFEFNPVELLQQNGIYSAHTRTLQTDFTFRQKLDALTPGLNLTGGVSFNNQYVGFYQTLFSVPSYEILKDADDQPILDDNGHPTYKTIGTISQSSNDAGSDHWNRNTTRLGLNYDRRFGMHHYTGMLLAMKKNYSHDGQTYEVHTQGLTGNFTYDYDSRYILNLTAAYMGAADFQKGHRYGLSPSLALGWIVSSEPFLKNSHAVDFLKLRVSYGTAASINEDYRFLYRQNAVDAPGWIFGSNNTFKGGMTEGRFANPEATWEEKQILNLGVDLRLWKHLEATVDIFHEHQTGIYEIANGDVPSFAAFSLPYTNSGVVDNNGLEAVVTYRNEDRAFTYFISGAFAYARNKIKEKSQDAQPFDYLYDKGYPIDQNRGLLFDGYYGENDFGQDGRLKEGVAVSSYGQVHPGDLKFKDIDGNGVVNQYDMKPIGYDIVPEINLGLHLGFSYRHFDFDAFVQGVMNRTVTLLGAAYNYTHPFAGNNNITQFSENYWTPGTAGTATSPRLSTLENPNNDQDADYWMRNGNFLKLRSIELGYTFQVKKWMKGLEGIRLFASGTNLFTSDKIDDLEPENLSMGYPLTKVVSFGFNVKF, encoded by the coding sequence ATGAACTTTTTATCTAAATATATTTTAATTGTAATCGGAGCCCTGCTGCTCATGACCGGTACCGTGCATGCGCAAATGATCACGGGAGCATCCCTGCCCGATACGACAAGAGCAGATAGCAGCCTGTTTACTGTTGTGGATCTTGGCCTGCGCCAGGAACAGGCATGGCGGAATACGGGGGCCGTTTATACGCTGAATGGCAAGGACCTAACACGGATGTTTACGGGTAACCTATTGAATACTTTGCAGGGCAGGATACCGGGGCTGACGGTGGTGACAGGCTCCGGAGAACCGGGATACGATAATCCTCAGTTGTATATCAGGGGCCGGTCCAGCTGGAACAACAATGCGGTACTTATTTTGCTGGATGGTTTTAGAGTTGACCGGGGCGCCCTGAGTGCGCTGTCACCTCATGAGATCGCTTCCGTTACCTTGCTGAAGGACGCCGCTTCTCTGTCTATGTATGGCCTGGAGGGAGCCGGCGGTGTTATCAGCATCCGGACGATCAAAGGCAAAGCCATGGATAGAAATAGGCTGCTCATCAATGGCCGTTACGGGATCCAGAGCCCTGTACGGCTGCCAAAGGTGATGAATGCCTACGATTATGTAAGGCTTTATAACGAGGCCCTTAAAAATGACGGGCTTCCTGAAAAATATCCAGATCCTTCTTTATATCAGAAAAGTGGAGATCCTTATCATCCCAACGTCGACTGGTATAAAGAAATGCTGAACCCTACATCGAATATTCAGGACTATAACCTGTCTTTCAGAGGCGGCAACGCGCATGCGCGGTACTTTGTGCTAATGGATTACACCAACTACAATGGCCTGTATAAAAATGCAACGGCTATCGATAAGGATTTCGGGACGAATGCCCAATATAATAAACTCAATCTTCGGGCCAATGTGGAGATTGATCTGACAAAAAATTTGCTGGTCAAGGCTAACATATCGGGTATTACCGAAGACCGGAAGACGCCGGCTGGGTTTACGGCCTCCACGCTGTTTGAAAACCTCATGCGGTTGCCCGCAGCAGCCTTTCCGGTAAAAAACCCGAATGGCAGCTGGGGCAACAACTCCGTCTTCGAATTTAACCCCGTGGAACTGCTGCAACAAAACGGCATCTATAGCGCTCACACCAGAACACTGCAGACGGACTTTACTTTCCGTCAAAAATTGGATGCACTGACACCTGGTTTAAACCTGACGGGCGGTGTGTCCTTCAATAATCAGTATGTGGGTTTTTATCAGACCCTTTTTTCTGTTCCTTCTTATGAGATTCTAAAAGATGCAGATGACCAGCCCATACTGGACGATAACGGACATCCAACCTATAAAACCATTGGTACAATTTCTCAAAGTTCCAATGACGCCGGTTCTGATCACTGGAACAGAAACACAACACGGCTGGGTCTTAACTATGACAGACGTTTCGGTATGCACCACTATACCGGTATGCTACTGGCTATGAAAAAGAACTATTCACATGATGGCCAGACATATGAAGTACATACACAGGGGCTTACCGGAAACTTTACCTATGACTATGACAGTCGGTATATATTGAATCTCACGGCCGCATATATGGGGGCAGCAGACTTTCAAAAAGGGCATCGCTATGGCCTGTCCCCGTCATTGGCGCTGGGCTGGATCGTAAGTTCCGAACCCTTTCTCAAAAATAGCCATGCCGTGGATTTTCTGAAGCTACGGGTGTCCTACGGAACAGCAGCCAGTATCAATGAAGATTACCGTTTTTTGTACCGCCAGAATGCTGTTGATGCGCCAGGCTGGATTTTCGGCAGCAACAACACTTTTAAAGGAGGTATGACCGAGGGGCGTTTTGCGAACCCTGAGGCTACCTGGGAAGAAAAACAGATTTTAAATCTGGGTGTCGATCTCAGGCTGTGGAAGCATCTGGAGGCCACCGTTGACATTTTCCATGAACACCAAACCGGCATTTACGAGATTGCCAACGGTGACGTGCCATCCTTTGCCGCTTTTTCGCTGCCTTATACCAATAGCGGTGTTGTGGATAATAACGGATTGGAAGCAGTCGTTACCTACCGGAATGAAGACCGCGCATTTACGTATTTTATCAGCGGTGCTTTTGCCTATGCCCGTAACAAGATCAAAGAGAAGTCACAGGATGCACAGCCTTTTGACTATCTATACGATAAAGGTTATCCGATTGATCAAAACAGGGGGCTTTTGTTTGATGGTTACTATGGTGAAAATGATTTTGGCCAGGACGGCAGGCTGAAAGAAGGAGTCGCTGTATCTTCCTACGGGCAGGTACATCCCGGTGACCTGAAATTTAAAGATATAGACGGCAACGGTGTCGTCAATCAGTATGACATGAAACCTATCGGATACGATATTGTGCCCGAGATCAACCTGGGTTTGCACCTGGGCTTCTCCTACAGGCATTTTGATTTTGATGCATTTGTGCAGGGCGTGATGAACCGTACAGTTACGCTTCTGGGGGCAGCTTATAATTATACACATCCTTTTGCGGGTAATAATAATATCACGCAGTTTTCTGAAAATTACTGGACACCCGGGACCGCTGGTACAGCAACGTCGCCCAGGCTGTCCACGCTTGAGAATCCCAATAATGATCAGGATGCGGATTACTGGATGCGCAACGGTAATTTCCTGAAACTACGCAGCATTGAATTAGGCTATACTTTTCAGGTAAAGAAGTGGATGAAAGGACTGGAAGGTATCCGGCTTTTTGCCAGTGGGACCAATTTATTCACCTCGGATAAAATTGACGACCTGGAGCCAGAGAATCTCTCCATGGGCTATCCCCTGACCAAAGTCGTAAGCTTTGGCTTTAATGTAAAATTCTAA
- a CDS encoding RagB/SusD family nutrient uptake outer membrane protein, which translates to MNKKMILAMVATATTTLFSCKKDFLDVNNVQANVSVDELYSNYGYAQQVVWDVYSYLPRGLDDLDLEATTDDAEATGVSDRSQQYNNGTWDQYADLDHSWGRNFNGIRQANQFLKNYDRIDINYLRDRITSTDSTAYFNARDNVKFLKGEVYFLKAYFYFDLVRHYGGVPILKTPLDYADKDSWKQQTRASVNDCIAYINTLCDSAAGIIPQDLSPYSWYDLGRVTYGAIGALRSRVLLYAASPLFQQAGATQTWQQAAKAAHDVIALGKYSLDGSYDNLFGSGNTSSPEVIFYQRYGAIGWLEENNFPIVFQNSNGESLTPTADFVDAFEVLVKDNTGQVTGSRPFNWNNPADAANPYASRDPRLGAEVVYNDMNFSGVAIGTYTGGNSGLPKLNATKTGYYLKKWINPSIDLVNGTTANHAWIYFRYAEILLNYAESMLHAYGPISDPEGYGMTALEAINKVRARSKMPALTAGALNQEAIEHERRVELGFEDQRRWDVRRWKIGDRFNQPVHRAVITKTQAGFDYKIQSLENRKFSDKMYWFPIPQSDINKTGWSQNPGWN; encoded by the coding sequence ATGAATAAAAAAATGATTTTGGCAATGGTGGCAACGGCCACCACTACGCTGTTTTCCTGCAAAAAGGACTTTCTGGATGTAAATAATGTTCAGGCCAATGTGTCTGTGGATGAACTGTACAGTAACTATGGTTATGCTCAGCAGGTCGTATGGGATGTTTACAGCTATCTGCCAAGAGGCCTGGATGACCTGGACCTGGAGGCCACCACGGATGATGCTGAAGCTACCGGTGTATCTGACCGGTCTCAACAGTACAATAATGGTACCTGGGACCAATATGCCGATCTGGATCATAGCTGGGGTCGTAACTTCAATGGCATCCGGCAGGCGAATCAGTTTTTGAAAAACTATGACCGGATCGATATCAATTACCTGAGAGACCGGATTACCTCAACGGATTCCACAGCTTATTTTAATGCCCGCGATAATGTGAAGTTCCTCAAAGGGGAAGTCTATTTTCTGAAAGCCTATTTTTACTTTGATCTGGTCAGGCATTATGGCGGCGTACCAATTTTGAAGACCCCTTTAGACTATGCAGATAAAGATAGCTGGAAACAACAGACAAGAGCTTCAGTGAATGATTGTATTGCGTATATTAACACACTGTGTGATTCAGCGGCAGGGATCATACCGCAGGATCTGTCTCCTTATAGCTGGTATGATCTGGGAAGGGTGACCTATGGTGCGATCGGGGCCCTGCGATCCCGGGTCTTATTATATGCCGCCAGTCCGCTCTTTCAGCAGGCGGGTGCGACACAAACCTGGCAGCAGGCTGCGAAAGCGGCACATGACGTGATCGCACTTGGCAAGTACTCACTGGACGGCAGTTATGATAATCTGTTTGGATCCGGTAATACCAGCTCGCCTGAGGTCATTTTCTATCAACGTTACGGAGCTATCGGTTGGCTAGAGGAAAATAATTTTCCGATTGTCTTCCAGAACAGCAACGGCGAGAGCCTGACGCCGACAGCGGATTTTGTGGATGCCTTTGAAGTATTAGTGAAAGATAATACGGGCCAGGTGACCGGATCAAGGCCCTTTAACTGGAATAATCCTGCCGATGCGGCAAATCCTTATGCCAGCAGGGATCCCCGGCTGGGAGCAGAGGTGGTTTATAACGATATGAATTTTTCAGGTGTCGCCATAGGGACCTATACCGGCGGTAACAGCGGACTGCCGAAACTCAACGCCACGAAGACCGGGTATTACCTGAAAAAATGGATCAATCCTTCCATTGACCTGGTCAATGGAACGACGGCCAATCATGCCTGGATCTATTTTCGCTATGCGGAGATCTTACTGAATTATGCGGAGTCCATGTTGCACGCTTATGGACCGATTTCAGATCCCGAAGGGTATGGTATGACGGCCCTAGAGGCGATCAATAAGGTCAGGGCCAGATCCAAGATGCCGGCACTCACAGCAGGTGCGCTGAACCAGGAAGCTATTGAACATGAAAGAAGAGTGGAGCTTGGATTCGAAGACCAGCGGCGTTGGGATGTACGCCGCTGGAAGATCGGTGATCGTTTTAACCAGCCGGTACACAGGGCCGTGATCACCAAAACACAAGCGGGTTTTGATTACAAAATCCAGTCACTGGAAAACCGCAAGTTCTCCGATAAGATGTATTGGTTTCCTATACCGCAATCAGATATCAATAAAACCGGCTGGTCACAGAATCCCGGCTGGAATTGA
- a CDS encoding RagB/SusD family nutrient uptake outer membrane protein → MKKNFLYIIIPAFVWLLVGICSCNKDFLEKPKGGAVTVDTIFHTKNQAQYAVAQMYNLCLTTYFPMNDPTHCRPEAITDELYILHPTYDWACSSINAGSYNTGNESPDATIDKGGYGSHYRGIRQANLVLRNIDAVTDADAGWISDVKGQALFCRAWQHFELFRLYGGIPLVTEPLDGTQELKIRRSAVATVVDSIVHWCDEAIALLPPTRSAKEYGRITSLAARALKARILLYAASPLYNTPADMKAAIAGARYGDGRDSVLAYPDFSKERWNTAAQAALDVINHAGQSGVALYNTGKPRTTGDSYASLGDYEAVSNVYANQELILVNTANQAQSGFFWGRYLSSKLRLAEWGVKNNVPVEFMQQYEKADGTKWTLPSHGADFPTDVQALDLDPRFYQTIAYDGMHYNNVRGTLAYYRGGDGYADGKLSSSDAGLDGFSMEAYKFVARIDNMNDNHFAWPVFRLAEFYLSYAEAENEYKGPTAEAARYLNLIRERAGMPDKNISDQAVFRAAVQNERTIEFAYEGFRYNDLNRWLKAHIVLNGTLHGVQTTAKKVNGALKRSWQVVSFINRVFPVKYYYVPFPNNEVSKNYLGDGASWNGQNPNW, encoded by the coding sequence ATGAAAAAGAATTTCCTCTATATAATTATCCCTGCTTTTGTTTGGCTGCTGGTGGGTATTTGCAGTTGCAATAAGGACTTTCTGGAAAAGCCCAAAGGAGGGGCCGTTACGGTCGACACGATCTTTCATACCAAGAACCAGGCGCAGTATGCCGTCGCCCAGATGTACAATCTTTGTCTAACGACTTACTTTCCCATGAACGATCCGACACACTGCAGACCGGAGGCGATTACCGACGAATTGTACATCCTGCATCCGACTTATGACTGGGCTTGCTCCAGCATTAATGCTGGCTCCTATAATACCGGTAATGAAAGCCCTGATGCCACCATCGATAAAGGTGGCTATGGATCTCATTATCGGGGAATCAGGCAGGCCAATCTTGTTCTTAGAAATATTGATGCCGTGACAGATGCGGATGCAGGCTGGATCAGTGATGTCAAAGGGCAGGCACTCTTTTGCCGGGCATGGCAGCATTTTGAACTGTTCCGCCTGTACGGCGGCATTCCCCTGGTCACAGAGCCACTAGACGGCACGCAGGAGCTGAAGATCAGAAGAAGCGCTGTGGCAACCGTCGTGGACAGTATCGTACACTGGTGTGATGAGGCCATTGCTCTTTTGCCGCCTACCAGAAGTGCTAAGGAGTATGGAAGGATCACCAGCCTGGCTGCCCGCGCGCTCAAGGCCAGGATATTACTATATGCAGCAAGCCCTCTGTACAACACGCCGGCGGACATGAAAGCCGCTATAGCTGGCGCCCGCTATGGAGACGGGAGAGACTCCGTACTGGCCTATCCGGACTTTAGCAAGGAGCGCTGGAATACCGCCGCCCAGGCTGCGCTGGATGTCATTAACCATGCCGGCCAATCAGGGGTCGCTTTGTATAATACAGGCAAACCCAGAACAACAGGCGACAGCTATGCCAGCCTGGGGGACTATGAAGCGGTTTCCAATGTCTATGCCAATCAAGAACTGATCCTGGTCAATACCGCCAATCAGGCGCAGAGCGGTTTTTTCTGGGGCAGGTATCTGAGCTCCAAACTACGGCTTGCGGAATGGGGCGTGAAAAATAATGTCCCTGTTGAGTTTATGCAGCAATATGAAAAAGCCGATGGCACAAAATGGACCCTTCCGTCTCATGGCGCTGATTTTCCGACTGATGTTCAGGCGCTGGATCTGGATCCCAGATTCTACCAGACCATTGCCTATGACGGTATGCATTACAATAATGTCAGAGGAACGCTGGCATACTACCGGGGTGGCGATGGATATGCAGACGGTAAACTCTCTTCCAGCGACGCAGGTCTGGACGGGTTTTCCATGGAAGCCTATAAGTTTGTGGCACGCATCGACAATATGAATGACAATCATTTTGCCTGGCCTGTATTCCGGTTGGCTGAATTCTACCTGAGTTATGCGGAAGCGGAGAACGAATACAAAGGCCCCACTGCTGAGGCTGCCAGATATCTGAATCTGATCCGTGAGCGGGCCGGCATGCCGGACAAAAACATCAGCGACCAGGCTGTTTTCAGGGCGGCCGTTCAAAATGAAAGAACGATTGAGTTCGCTTATGAAGGCTTCCGGTATAATGATCTGAACCGGTGGCTAAAAGCACATATCGTGCTTAACGGGACTTTGCATGGGGTCCAGACGACCGCTAAAAAGGTGAACGGCGCCTTAAAGCGTAGCTGGCAGGTGGTTAGCTTTATTAACCGGGTGTTTCCGGTCAAGTATTATTACGTACCCTTTCCAAATAATGAAGTCAGCAAGAATTATTTAGGCGACGGCGCATCCTGGAACGGACAAAACCCGAATTGGTGA